The following is a genomic window from Thermodesulfobacteriota bacterium.
ACCCGTTCACGGGTCAGCGGGACCTCTGGGGCAAGTGAGCCCCCCCGTGGATTGCGCCGAACTTCGCCCGACGGTGCTCGTCGTCGAGGACGAGCCCGAGGTCGCCGACATACTGGAGTTCAACCTCCAGAAGTCTGGTTACCAGGTCCTGCTCGCCCCCGACGGCCTCACCGCGTGCCGCCTCGTGGCGGAGCGGCGGCCCGACCTGATCCTGCTCGACGTCCTCCTGCCCGACCTGGACGGGTGGGAGATCTGCCGCATGATCCGCTCCCACCCGGACCGGGTGATCGCCTCGACCCCGGTCATCCTCGTGACGGCCCTGGGCTCGGCCGAAGACCGGATCCGGGGTCTGGCCCTCGGGGCGGACGACTACGTGCCCAAGCCCTTTTCCGTCAAGGAGGTCCTTCTGCGGATCGAGGGGCACCTGCGCCGCCGCCGCGAAACCCGGGATCTCTCCCGGCGCCTGGACCGGTCCGAAGAGGCCCGCCGAGCCGACACCGACCTCCAGAGCCTCCTCTTCCACGAACTGCGAAACAAGATGCTGGTGATCGGGGGATTTTCCGGCCGGCTCGCCGCCAGGCCCGGGTCTGCGGAAGACTCGGCGCGGTACGCCCGGGTCATCCGGAGCGCCTCCGAGTACCTGGGCGCCCTGGCCGAGCAGGTGCTCCTCTTGCGCAGGGTGGAGGCCGGCGCCCTGGAGCTGCCCTGCCACGACACCGACCCGGCAGACGCGGTCCGGGCCGTGACCGACCTCCACCGGGCGGTTGCCGAGGAGAAGGGCGTGCGGTTCGCACCGGCCTCCCCGGGGCCCGGCGCCCTGGCCCGCGCCAATCCCCTGGCGCTTCGGGTGTGCCTCTCGAACCTGTTGGAAAACGCGGTGCGCTACAGCCCTCCGGGCGCCACGGTGGGAGTGGCCTGGGGCCGGGACGGTGAGCAGACCTACGTAGAGGTTCGGGACGACGGGCCGGGTATCCCGGAAGACGAGCAGCCGCGCGTCTTCGAGCGGTTCTATCGGGGGCGCGGAGCCGGCGGCGAGGCGGGAAGCGGCCTGGGGCTCTACGTGGTGAAGACCCTGATCCAGGCCATGGGTGGCCAGGTCCTGCTGGTGAGCCGTCCGAACCGGGGCACCCGGATACGGCTCTCGTTCCCGAGGTCCACCGCGGCGGAAGGGGCCATGGACGCAGGAGAATGGACCCCACCCCGTGCCCATTCTCCTGCGTCTGCCGGCCCCCCCGCTGCCGTCTCTTCCTTCCCGCCCTGAGAACGGCTCTTCCTCACCCCTATCTGCGTTCCTCCCGGGCCGTACCCCCGCCGTTCCCCACGTGCCCATTCCTCCAGAGAGTCGCGGTCTCCCCCGGCAAATTCCAAGACAAAGCGGTCTCCTTTGTGCCTTCGTGTCTTTGTGGTTGCATCAAGAGGCCCGAGGCGCAGCCTAGGGGTTCCCCGAACCCGCTCTCCGCCCAGATGCTGAATCCAGGTTGGGCAGCCCCCTTGCGTCCGGGGCCGGTCTTCGGGACACTGGCCCGGCCCATGAACGCCGACACCCTGCTTACCTTCGGCATCCTCGCCGCCGCCATCGCGCTCTTCCTGAGCGAACGGGTGCGCTCCGACCTGGTGGCGCTCCTGGTGGTGGCCGCCCTGGGGCTCTCCGGAGTTCTCACCCCGCAGCAGGCCTTTTCGGGCTTCGGGAGCCCGGCGGTGGCGATCATCGTCTCCATCTTCGTGCTCGCCGAGGGCCTGCGGCTCACCGGCGTGACCGACCGGGTCGGCGCGCTGCTCCTGCGCCTCGGGGGCAAGAGCGAGGGGCGGCTGGCTGCGGTGGTGATGATGGCCGGCTCGTTCCTCGCGCTCTTCATGAACAACGTGGCGGCGGCCTCGCTCCTCCTGCCCGCCGCGTCGAGCGCCGGCCGGCGGGCGGGGGTCTCCCTCTCGCGCATCCTCATGCCGCTGGCCTTCTCGACCATCCTGGGGGGCACCGCGACGCTGCTCACCACCACCAACGTGGTCGTGAGCGACATTCTCCGGGAGCACGGGCACCGGGGCTACGGCCTGCTGGATTTCTTCTCCATGGGGCTGCCGCTGGTGGTTGTGGGCGTCGCCTACATGGGGCTTCTGGGAGTGCGTCTGCTCCCGAAGCAGACTCCCGCCGAGGCAGCACGGGCGGCGCCCCCGTCGCCGGGAGACCTGGTAGGGGTATACCGGCTGGGGGAGCGGCTCTTTCGCGTGCGGGTGGCCTCCGGCTCTCCCCTCGACGGCAGGTCCCTGGCCGAGTGCGGCTTCCGGGAGCTGTGCGGCGCCACGGTGGTAGCGGTGGAGAGGGGCGGTCGCGTCTCCCTCTCCCCGGGCCCCGCAGACGTGCTGCGAGGCGGCGACGTGCTCTTGTTGGAGGGGAGGCGGGAGGAACTGGAGCAGGCCGAGGGAGCGCAGTGCCTGGTCTCCTTCGAGGCCCCGTTGGGTCCCCAGGAGGACCTGGAGTCCGAGACCATAGCCGTGGTGGAGGCGGTGCTCTCCCCGCGCTCGGCCCTGATCGGGCGCACCCTTGCGGGCGCCCAATTTCGGGAGAAGTACGGGATGACGGTGCTGGCCCTGTGGCGGGCCGGCAAGCCTACCCGGACGGGCCTTCGGGACCTGGAGCTCCAATTCGGAGACGCCCTGCTCCTCCAGGGACCCCGGGAGCGGATCCCGGTGCTCCGGGCCGAGCCGGACCTCATCCTCCTGGAGTCGGGCGTGGCTCCGCCCCGGCGTCCGGCAAAGGCGGGGCTGGCCCTGGGCATCATGGCCGCGACTCTAGCGTGCCTGTTCCTGGGGTGGCCCCCCGCGCCGCTTGCGGTGCTGGCCGGCGCCCTCCTCATGATCTTCACCCGCGTGATCTCCGCGGATCTCGCCTACCAGGCCGTGGAGTGGCGGGTGATCTTCCTCATGGCCGGGATGCTCCCGGTGAGCACGGCGATGGTGCAGAGCGGGGCGGCGGCGCTGCTGGCCGATGGTCTGGCCGGGGGGCTCGGGGCGGCGGGCCCCCTGGTCCTCGCCGCAGCGGCGTTCGCCCTCTCCGCTCTCCTGTCCCAGACCATGAGCGGCGTGGCGGTGGCGGCCGTGGTGGCGCCCGTGGCGATCCTGGCGGCCGATTCCCTGGGAGTCGAGCCCCGGGCGGTGGGCATCGCCGTGGTGCTCGGGTGCTCCATGACCTTCGCCACGCCCCTGGGCCACCCCGTAAACCTCCTCGTCATGGGCCCGGGCGGATACCGGTTCCGGGACTTCCTCAAGGTGGGCACCCCGCTCATCCTCCTGCTCTTCGGGGTGGCGATGGCGCTGCTGCCCGTGCTCTGGCCCCTGACCGCCGCCCCCTGAGGTGGCATCCGCTCAGAGCCTGTGAAACAATCTGGTGCGCGCCCGGATTTCTTCGTTGCGCACCCCGGTCTGCCCGCGACGATTCTTTCCCAGGCTCTCAGGCGATCCACAGACCCCGGGTAAACCGGGGGTCGGGCACCTCGTCCTCGGCCAGGTGGCCGAACTGCTCCTCCAGGAGGGAGAAACAGCTCCCCACGAACTCCCGCAGGTAGCCCTCCTCCGCCGAGGTGAGGTCTCCCAGGGCCTTCGCCCACTCCACGGCCGTGTCGTCCAGGCCGGGCTTCACCCGGCGGGGAGGGGTCTCCGACGCCCAGACCCGGGCCAGACCCCGGCGCACCGCCCCCCGCTCCACGGGGGCGAAGCGGAAGGAGCGGTCGAGGGCGGCGTTCACCAGGGCCGTGAGGAACACGGTGCTCCCCTTGAGGTTCTCGGTGTCGAGGCGGGTGAGCGCCTGCCCAAGATCTCCCAGGTGAAGATCCACGGAGCTCAAGAGGAATCGGCCCAGGAAGCCGGCCTGCCCCACGGCGCGCTCGGCCCGCCGCACCTCGGTGAGGGTGCGGAAGGTACGGTAGGACGGGACCTCGCCTTCCCCGGCGTACCACAAGGGATGGGCCCGGAGCAGGCCCTCCAGGATCTCGGGCAGGGGAGGGTCGAGGAAGAGCAGGCGCTCCTTGTGCCCCTGGGGCCAGCCCTTGTCGAAGAGCTTGCGGGCCTGGGCCCGCAGCGCCCGGATCGGGGTCCACCCCGCCCGGAAGAGGTGCTGGAGCCAGTGCTCTTCCAGCACCCGCGCGGCCTGCCCCTCGTCCGCGCCGCACAGGGCCTCGAGGCCGATGGAGACGTAGGCAGTCGTCTTGCGAAGAGCCCCCTGGAAGGAGTCCAGGTGGTCCAGGTCGTGTCCGTCGGCCACGGCGACCTTGTTGGTCAGATAGGCCAGCTCGGCCCAGAGCCCGTCGAGCGCAGGCCCCTGGGAGACGCGCCGCAGGGCATGGAGGAAGAAGTCGGGTGCCGAGGCGGGCAGGGTCACCGGGTAGCGGGGCGAGGCCTCGGAGGCGATCTCCGAATCCCGGACCGGCGCGCCGGGTTTCCGGGGCAACTGCTCGGGCCCGGCCGCGTCGATGCGCGCATAGACCTCCAGGGCCTCCTCCCACTCGGGAAAGCCGCGCAGGGCGAGGCGGCGCTGCCGGTCTTCGTACTCGCCTTCCTCCAGCTCGGAGTCCACGTCGCGCAGGAGGGCCTCCACGACCCGGGCGTACCGATCGGGATCGGCGGCCCGCAGGGTCTGGAAGATCTCCTTCACCACCGGTTCGGCTTGGGCGGAGGTGGCCACGTAATAGCGCCCCTCCAGGGTAAACGGCGCCCGGCCGGGGAGGTCCTGGAGGGGGTCGCTGTCTTCTTCGGCCAGGTGCACGGCCGCCACCCGACTGAGCAGCAGCACCCAGGTGCCGAGCTCCAGCCGGCGAAGCCACCGTCCGAGCGCGTCCCTTCCACAGGAATGGAGGCGCTCGAGCCAGGGAAGCACCCGCTCGGGGCGCAAGCGGTCCTTCTTCCAGAGCTCCAGGTCCAGCACGAACTCCACCTGCTCGCTGCGGGCGTGGCGCAGCACCTCGGGCACGTTCTCCGGGTCGAGCTCCTTGAGGGTGAAGTAGAGCTCTTCGGGGGGCATGTGGGCCACCAAGGCACCCAGGTTGGGCGAGGCCAGCAGCCGCTCTTCCCGGGCGTCTCCGCGCACCGAGAGGATCTCGTCGAGCTCCCGGCGCAGGGGGGCGGAAGGTTCCGGCCCCGCGGGCGCGGGCGGTCTGGCTGGCGAAGTCTCCTGGGACATGGCGCTCCCCTCCGGTGGCGGGCTCGGGCTGGGCGGCGCAAGGGTAGCACGCCTGCCTTGCGCCCTTCCAGGCGTTGCGCGAACCGGGGCCGCGTGCGTAGGATGGTACCGGCCACACCATCGTCGAGAGGCAAGATCCTGGAACCATCCTTCACGCTTCCGCGCGGGAAATCGATATCGATATCGAAATCGACCCCGACTCCGATCGCGATGTCGATGGCGATTTCGACCGGCGAGCAGGGAAGCGTTTCTGGACCGAGGAGGTGGAAGTTGCGCCCAGTACTGACCGCAGCGGCCGCCGCCTGGCTGCTCCTTGCCGCCCCCGGCCTCGCCGAGGCCTCTCCGGCGGGCAGCCTGGAGGGGCGGGTGGCCGAGCACCGCCTGGCCAACGGGCTCACCGTGCTCGTGCTCCCCCGGCACGCCTCTCCCACGGTGAGCCTCCAGATGACCTTCCGGGTGGGGGGTGTGGACGAGCCCGCCGGCCAGACCGGTACCGCTCACCTGCTGGAGCACATGCTCTTCAAGGGCACCCGCACCCTGGGCACGGCGGACTGGCGCCGAGAGGAGTCCCTGCTGCGCGACCTCGAGGCCGCGGGCCGGGCCCTGGACGCGGAGCGCCGCAAGGGACCGGGGGCCGACCCCGCGCGTCTGGAGGAGCACGCCGCCCGCCTGGCCGCCCTCCAGGAAGCCCACCGGCCCCTGGTGGTGAAGGACGAGATCGACGCCCTCTACTCCCGCAACGGGGCCGTGGGCTTCAACGCCTCCACGAGCACCGACCTCACGAGCTACACCGTGAGCCTGCCTTCCAACCGCCTGGAGCTCTGGGCCCGCATCGAGTCCGAGCGCATGCGCGACCCGGTGCTGCGGGAGTATTACGTGGAGCGGGAGGTCGTGCAGGAAGAGCGCGCCCAGCGCTATGGCTCGGACCCCGGCGGCCGGCTCTACGAGGCGCTCCTCTCCGCGGCTTTTTCCGCCCACCCCTACCGGGATCCGGTCATCGGCTGGCCCTCGGATCTGGCGGTGCTCGATATCGCCGACACCCGGGCCTTCTACGAGCGCCACTACGGGCCCGACAACTGCGTAGTCGCCGCCGTGGGAGACGTGGAGCCCGAGTCCTTCTTCGCCCTGGTGGAGCGCTACTTCGGGAATCTGCCGGCCCGGGGCGCGGGGAGCGGATATCGCACGCAGGAGCCCCCCCAGACGGGCCCCAAGCGGGTGGAGGTGCGCTTCGGCGCCGAGCCCCGCCTCGTCGTGGCGTTTCACAAGCCGACCCTGCCTCACCGCCACGACTACGTGTTCGATGTGATCGACGCCGTGCTCTCCGACGGGCGCAGCTCGCGCCTGGTGCGCGAGCTCGTGGACCGCCGCCGGATTGCCGCCTCGGCGAGCGCGGTGAACGGCCTGCCCGGGGCGCGCTATCCGAACCTCTTCGCGGTCTTCCTCACCCCCGTGTCGGGAGTCACTCCCGAGGAGGCCGAAGCCGCCCTCCTGGGCGAGCTCCAGCGGCTCGCCCAGGAGCCGCCCTCGGCCCAGGAGCTCGCCAAGGTGGTGCGCCGCCTGGAGGCTGCCCGGGTGCGCTCGCTGCTCTCCAACGGGGCGCTCGCCCAGCAACTGGCGTACTTCCAGGCAGTGGCCGGGGACTGGCGCTACCTGGAGGAGCACGCCGGGGTGCTCGCCACCGTGACCCCCGAAGAGGTGGCCGAGGTGGTGCGCACCTACCTCGTGGAGGAGAACCGCACCGTGGCCGTCCTGCGCCCGGCGGGAGGGGGCTCGTGAACCGGGCCGCAGGAGTGCGGGCATCCCGGAGGGCTCCCCCTGTCCTGGTCGGGGTGGCACTGGCGAGTGCGCTGTGGCTGTCGGGCTGCGCCGGCTCCCGGGCGCTCGATCCCCGCACCGCCCGCTTCCCGGACGTCTCCTTTCGGCCGCCCCCGGTGGCGCAGAGCGCCCTCTCCGGGGGCGCGCCGGTCTTCCTTCTGCCGGACCGAGACCTCCCCCTGGTGCGTCTCTACGCCTCGTTTCGCGGCGGGAGCCTCTACGATCCCCCCGACCGGGCCGGGCTCGCCGAGGTGGCCGCGCTCGCCTGGCGCACTGGCGGGGCGGGAGCGCTCACTCCCGAGGCCTTCGACGAGGCCCTGGAAGAGCGGGCCATCGAGCTGCGGCTCGGCTTCGGGCGCGACACCGGGTGGGTGACGTTTTCGGCCCTGCCGGCAGACCTGGACCGGGGACTGGAGCTGCTGGCGGCGCTGCTCGCCGAGCCCGCCTTCCGGGAAGAGCGGGTGACCTGGGCCGCGGGCCAGATGGCCGAGCGGCTCCGCCGGGAGGTCGACAGCCCCCAGGACCTGGCCTTCCGGGAGCTGCGGCGGGCGCTGTACCCCGGGCACCCCCGGGGCCTCATCCCCACCGCCGCGACCGTGGGCCGTGTGGTCCGGGAAGACCTGCTGGCCCTGCACCGAAGGGTCGTGTCCGAGGGCGCCTGGGCGTTCGGGGCAGTGGGGGACTTCGAGCCCCAAGACCTCCTGGCGCGGCTCGAAGAGCGGTTCGGATCCCTCCCGTCGCGCGGGGAAGGGTTTGCGCCCGTGCCACCCCCCGCGGAGCCCCCTCCCCGCACGGTGCTCGTCCCCCGGCCGCTGCCCCAGACCACCCTCGTCTGGGCCCGCCTGGGGCCCTCCCGCACGGCCCCGGAGTTCCACGCCCTCGACGTGGCCGACCACGTGCTGGGGTCGGGGGGGTTCCAGTCGCTCCTCGTGCGCGAAATCCGCTCGAACCGCGGCCTGGCCTACAGCGTGGGGAGCTTCTACCAGGCCCTGCCGACCTTCGGCGTCCTGGGGATGACCGCCTCGACCCGAGCGGAGTCGGCCCCCCAGGTGCTCGAGCTCCTGGCGACGATCCCCCGGGAGGCGGCCACCTCGGGGCTGCCCGCCCACCACGTCGCCCAGGCCCGGGAGGCCCTGGTGAACCGCCACGTCTTCCGCTACGAGGATCCCGCGGCGCTGGTGCGCGAGCGCCTCGGGCTCCTCTTCGACGGCCTCCCTGCCGACCTCCCGGCCCGCTACGTGGCGGGGGTTCAGGCGGTGACGGCCCCGGGCGCCAGCGCCGCCGCCGAAGCCTTCGACCTCGCCGCCGGGGTGCTCGTGGTGGTGGGCGATGTCGACCCGGCGGACCCGGCGTGGGGCAGCCGCGGCCCCGTTCTCGTGGTGACGGCCGACTGAGAGCCTGTGAAGGAATCGTCGCGAGCAGACCGGCAAAGGAGAGGAGAGAGCATGCCCGTTCTCGTGCCCCAACCCGCGTATGTCCAGGCCGCGGGCAACAAGCCCAAGGTCATCGGGGAGTTCGTGGGCCGCATCCGCACCGGAACCCAGCAGGTGAGCGTGGCCCGCATGCGCAGCCCCGGCGGCTGGGTCGAGCCGGGCCAGACCCCCGAGTTCGACGAATACACCCTGGTGCTGCGGGGAACCCTGCGGGTGACCTCCCGGGACGAGACCCTCGACGTGGGGCCGGGACAGGCCGTGATCTGCCCCCGGGGGGAGTGGGTGCAGTACAGCACCCCGAACTCCGAAGGGGCGGACTACGTGGCGGTCTGCGTCCCGGCCTTCTCCCCCGAAGCGGTGCACCGGGACGCGTGAGCCCCGGGGCGGCTCGGAGCCTCCCTCCTTTTTTCCTCTCCAGTTCTCCGCCGGTCCGGACGATCAGTACTCGCGTCCGGCAGTACAGCCGCCGGGAAGGGGGCGCAAACGGCCCATTGCCAGCACTTCCAGGAGGTCAGCAGTGAAGATCCTCACGGTCGACGACTCGTCCACGATGCGCCGGATCATCAAGAACACGCTCAACCGCCTCGGATACAACGACGTGGTGGAGGCGGAGCACGGGGTGGACGGCCTGGCCAAGATGGCCGGGGTGGACTTCGTGCTCACCGACTGGAACATGCCCGAGATGGACGGCCTGACGTTCGTAAAGGCCCTGCGCTCGAACTCCAAGTTCGCCGAGATCCCCATCATCATGGTGACCACCGAGGCCGCCAAGAAGGAGATCCTGGAGGCCATCAAGGCGGGCGTGACCGACTACATCGTCAAACCCTTCACGCCCGAGACACTCAAAGAGAAGATCGAGAAGGTGGTGGGGGGATAGGTTGGGAGGGGGAGGCACCGCATGAACGTCTCGTTCATCAATCCGTTTATCGCCGCCACCCTCCAGGCCCTGGAGGTCATGGCGGCCGTGCGCCCCGAGCGGGGCAAGCCCTTCGTCAAGGCCGGCATCGCGACCCAGGGCGACATCAGCGGGATCATCGGTCTTGCCGGTGAGGCCGCCGGCTCGGTGGCGGTAACCTTCCCGGCCATCCTGGCAAAGCGAATTTACGCCAACATGGTGGGACAGGAGGCGCCGGACCTCAACGAAGACGTGCGCGACGCCGTGGGCGAGCTGGCCAACATGATCGCCGGAGGCGCCAAGGCCGTGCTCGCCCAGGAGGGCTACCAGTTTCGCATCGCCATCCCCTCGATCATCGTGGGCAAGGGCCACACCATCGAGCACCGGGGCAAGGGCCCCTGCCTGGTCGTCCCCTTCACCCTGGAGGGGGAGACCTTCTGGCTCGAGGTGAGCCTCACCCAGGGCAGCGCCTGAGGGCGGCGCCTCGCAGGCGCTCTCCCATCGTGCGCGCCGCTTTGCCGGTACCCACGTCCTCCTCTGCCGCCGCTATGCCTTGGCCGCCCTCCCACGAACCCGCAGCAGCCGGCGAACCTCCTCCAGGTTTCCTCTGACCATTTCGTAGGTAGGCGGGGCCAGAGCCACAGCTTGTTCCAGTACGGACTCCGCCTCTTCCAGCCGCCCGGCCTCGACGAGGCTCCACCCGAGATTGCTCAGCCAGTGATACTGGAAGTCCGCCGCCATTCGGCGCTCCTCGGCCGAACGGGAGGCATACTCCCGCCGGGCATCGACGAGCGGCTTTGCCGTGCGGACCAGGCTCGAGAAAGGCACCTCCCGAAGCGTCAGACCCGTGGGCCGACGCCCCGAAGCAACACCCACTCCAGTTTCTCTCCTGGACTTCGTCACGTCGCCACCTCTTAGCGCCACCCGGGGGACGGGGAAGGTGAAACCTTACAGGTCGTCGACCCGATGTTGGAGTCCTGGTTGCGGCGGATGGGGTGAGCTACTCCCGTTCCAGCACGACCGGCAGGGTCTCGACGCCGTTTAGCGCCGCCTCGGCCCGCTCCCGCAAGCGCCCCTTGCCCAGGTGTTCCTTTCCCACGAGTTCTTCCACGTCGATGCGCACCACGCCGACGGCCGCGACCTTGGCGTCCGGCAGGGGCGGCCAGCGGCCCGGCCCCTCGTACTTGTCCATGAGGAGCCCCAGGGCCTCCCGCTTCTCCTCCGGGTCTTCCACGAAGACCGCCCGGCCCCGGGCGATGACGCTTCGAAACAGGTAGTCCGCCTCGCAGGCCTGGGCGCGGGGGCGCACGTAGGCCACGGGCTGGTGGGCCTCGAAGCAGACCCGGGGCTCGGCCCGCAGGTGATCGATCTTCTCGCCTTCCCGGGCCGTGTGGAAGTAGAGGCGCCCGCGGTCGTAGGCGAAGTTCACCGGCTTCACCATGGGCCAGCCGTCCGGTCCCACGGTGCCCAGGCGCCCCACGGCGCACGAGGCCAAGACCCCCTCGACCGCGCTGCGGTCCGCCATCTTCTTGTCGCTTCGCCGCATGGGACCCTCCTCTACCGATACCGATACCGATTTCGATGGGGGCAAACCCCTCGCCCACAATAGCCCTGCCGCGCCGTGCAGCGGTGTGGTAAGGTATCACAACTTTCGACCCAGCCCGCCTTCTTGGGATACCTGACCTCCCCATGGAACGAGGGGCCGCCGCTACCGCTTCGGGTTTGCTGAGCCGCCACAGCGGCGTCCTCGTCGCGGCGGGGGTGATGAGCATCGTGTTCCTGATGGTCATCCCCCTGCCGAAGTTCGCCCTGGATCTCCTGCTGGCCCTCAACATCAGCATCTCGGTGCTCATCTTCCTCCTGGGGATGTACACCGAGCGGCCGCTGGACTTCTCGGTCTTCCCCAGCGCGCTCCTCATCGTCACCCTCTTTCGGCTGGCCCTCAACGTGAGCTCCACGCGCCTCATCCTGGTGCGGGGGCACGACGGGCCCGATGCCGTGAGCCGCGTGATCGCCGCCTTCGGCGACTTCGTGGTGGGGGGCAACTTCGTCGTCGGCATCGTGATCTTCCTCATCCTGGTAGTGATCAACTTCGTGGTCATCACCAAGGGCGCCACCCGCATCGCCGAGGTGAGCGCGCGGTTCACCCTCGACTCCATGCCGGGCAAGCAGATGGCCATCGACGCCGACCTGA
Proteins encoded in this region:
- a CDS encoding hybrid sensor histidine kinase/response regulator, with product MDCAELRPTVLVVEDEPEVADILEFNLQKSGYQVLLAPDGLTACRLVAERRPDLILLDVLLPDLDGWEICRMIRSHPDRVIASTPVILVTALGSAEDRIRGLALGADDYVPKPFSVKEVLLRIEGHLRRRRETRDLSRRLDRSEEARRADTDLQSLLFHELRNKMLVIGGFSGRLAARPGSAEDSARYARVIRSASEYLGALAEQVLLLRRVEAGALELPCHDTDPADAVRAVTDLHRAVAEEKGVRFAPASPGPGALARANPLALRVCLSNLLENAVRYSPPGATVGVAWGRDGEQTYVEVRDDGPGIPEDEQPRVFERFYRGRGAGGEAGSGLGLYVVKTLIQAMGGQVLLVSRPNRGTRIRLSFPRSTAAEGAMDAGEWTPPRAHSPASAGPPAAVSSFPP
- a CDS encoding SLC13 family permease; the protein is MNADTLLTFGILAAAIALFLSERVRSDLVALLVVAALGLSGVLTPQQAFSGFGSPAVAIIVSIFVLAEGLRLTGVTDRVGALLLRLGGKSEGRLAAVVMMAGSFLALFMNNVAAASLLLPAASSAGRRAGVSLSRILMPLAFSTILGGTATLLTTTNVVVSDILREHGHRGYGLLDFFSMGLPLVVVGVAYMGLLGVRLLPKQTPAEAARAAPPSPGDLVGVYRLGERLFRVRVASGSPLDGRSLAECGFRELCGATVVAVERGGRVSLSPGPADVLRGGDVLLLEGRREELEQAEGAQCLVSFEAPLGPQEDLESETIAVVEAVLSPRSALIGRTLAGAQFREKYGMTVLALWRAGKPTRTGLRDLELQFGDALLLQGPRERIPVLRAEPDLILLESGVAPPRRPAKAGLALGIMAATLACLFLGWPPAPLAVLAGALLMIFTRVISADLAYQAVEWRVIFLMAGMLPVSTAMVQSGAAALLADGLAGGLGAAGPLVLAAAAFALSALLSQTMSGVAVAAVVAPVAILAADSLGVEPRAVGIAVVLGCSMTFATPLGHPVNLLVMGPGGYRFRDFLKVGTPLILLLFGVAMALLPVLWPLTAAP
- a CDS encoding DUF6178 family protein, with amino-acid sequence MSQETSPARPPAPAGPEPSAPLRRELDEILSVRGDAREERLLASPNLGALVAHMPPEELYFTLKELDPENVPEVLRHARSEQVEFVLDLELWKKDRLRPERVLPWLERLHSCGRDALGRWLRRLELGTWVLLLSRVAAVHLAEEDSDPLQDLPGRAPFTLEGRYYVATSAQAEPVVKEIFQTLRAADPDRYARVVEALLRDVDSELEEGEYEDRQRRLALRGFPEWEEALEVYARIDAAGPEQLPRKPGAPVRDSEIASEASPRYPVTLPASAPDFFLHALRRVSQGPALDGLWAELAYLTNKVAVADGHDLDHLDSFQGALRKTTAYVSIGLEALCGADEGQAARVLEEHWLQHLFRAGWTPIRALRAQARKLFDKGWPQGHKERLLFLDPPLPEILEGLLRAHPLWYAGEGEVPSYRTFRTLTEVRRAERAVGQAGFLGRFLLSSVDLHLGDLGQALTRLDTENLKGSTVFLTALVNAALDRSFRFAPVERGAVRRGLARVWASETPPRRVKPGLDDTAVEWAKALGDLTSAEEGYLREFVGSCFSLLEEQFGHLAEDEVPDPRFTRGLWIA
- a CDS encoding pitrilysin family protein, giving the protein MRPVLTAAAAAWLLLAAPGLAEASPAGSLEGRVAEHRLANGLTVLVLPRHASPTVSLQMTFRVGGVDEPAGQTGTAHLLEHMLFKGTRTLGTADWRREESLLRDLEAAGRALDAERRKGPGADPARLEEHAARLAALQEAHRPLVVKDEIDALYSRNGAVGFNASTSTDLTSYTVSLPSNRLELWARIESERMRDPVLREYYVEREVVQEERAQRYGSDPGGRLYEALLSAAFSAHPYRDPVIGWPSDLAVLDIADTRAFYERHYGPDNCVVAAVGDVEPESFFALVERYFGNLPARGAGSGYRTQEPPQTGPKRVEVRFGAEPRLVVAFHKPTLPHRHDYVFDVIDAVLSDGRSSRLVRELVDRRRIAASASAVNGLPGARYPNLFAVFLTPVSGVTPEEAEAALLGELQRLAQEPPSAQELAKVVRRLEAARVRSLLSNGALAQQLAYFQAVAGDWRYLEEHAGVLATVTPEEVAEVVRTYLVEENRTVAVLRPAGGGS
- a CDS encoding pitrilysin family protein, with amino-acid sequence MNRAAGVRASRRAPPVLVGVALASALWLSGCAGSRALDPRTARFPDVSFRPPPVAQSALSGGAPVFLLPDRDLPLVRLYASFRGGSLYDPPDRAGLAEVAALAWRTGGAGALTPEAFDEALEERAIELRLGFGRDTGWVTFSALPADLDRGLELLAALLAEPAFREERVTWAAGQMAERLRREVDSPQDLAFRELRRALYPGHPRGLIPTAATVGRVVREDLLALHRRVVSEGAWAFGAVGDFEPQDLLARLEERFGSLPSRGEGFAPVPPPAEPPPRTVLVPRPLPQTTLVWARLGPSRTAPEFHALDVADHVLGSGGFQSLLVREIRSNRGLAYSVGSFYQALPTFGVLGMTASTRAESAPQVLELLATIPREAATSGLPAHHVAQAREALVNRHVFRYEDPAALVRERLGLLFDGLPADLPARYVAGVQAVTAPGASAAAEAFDLAAGVLVVVGDVDPADPAWGSRGPVLVVTAD
- a CDS encoding cupin domain-containing protein; the encoded protein is MPVLVPQPAYVQAAGNKPKVIGEFVGRIRTGTQQVSVARMRSPGGWVEPGQTPEFDEYTLVLRGTLRVTSRDETLDVGPGQAVICPRGEWVQYSTPNSEGADYVAVCVPAFSPEAVHRDA
- a CDS encoding response regulator; translated protein: MKILTVDDSSTMRRIIKNTLNRLGYNDVVEAEHGVDGLAKMAGVDFVLTDWNMPEMDGLTFVKALRSNSKFAEIPIIMVTTEAAKKEILEAIKAGVTDYIVKPFTPETLKEKIEKVVGG
- a CDS encoding chemotaxis protein CheX yields the protein MNVSFINPFIAATLQALEVMAAVRPERGKPFVKAGIATQGDISGIIGLAGEAAGSVAVTFPAILAKRIYANMVGQEAPDLNEDVRDAVGELANMIAGGAKAVLAQEGYQFRIAIPSIIVGKGHTIEHRGKGPCLVVPFTLEGETFWLEVSLTQGSA
- a CDS encoding pyridoxamine 5'-phosphate oxidase family protein, whose protein sequence is MRRSDKKMADRSAVEGVLASCAVGRLGTVGPDGWPMVKPVNFAYDRGRLYFHTAREGEKIDHLRAEPRVCFEAHQPVAYVRPRAQACEADYLFRSVIARGRAVFVEDPEEKREALGLLMDKYEGPGRWPPLPDAKVAAVGVVRIDVEELVGKEHLGKGRLRERAEAALNGVETLPVVLERE